The genomic window CTTCGGCATCCTTCATGATGTATTTGGCTATGAGCCTGCTGATGAAAAGATTGAACAATCAACTCATGGACAAAGCATTTCGTTTGAATACATTTCTGAAACAAATCCAGACATTATGTTCGTAATCGACCGTGATGCAGCATTTGACAGCAATGCAAGTGTAAAGGATGCTATTGAAAACGAGCTTGTGCAAAAAACAAATGCATTTAATAATGGTAAAATATTCTACCTAAATGGCGGTCCATGGTACCTATCTGGTGGTGGACTACAGTCTATGAAACTAATGATTGAAGATGCAAAAGTAGGTGTAGAATAATGTTTTACCAGATTAAAAGAATGGTTGTGAAGGAAGGCTTTTCTGCTACAGTGGTGGAGCGCTTCAACGGTGAGGGACTCATTGAGAAGCAGCCGGGATTTGTTGATCTTCAAGTTCTAGTCAAAAATGTCCGCCGTGGTGACGAGGAAGTATTAGTACTTGTCAGATGGGAAACTGAAGAGGATTGGAAGAACTGGGAGAAGAGCCCAGAGCATATTGCCGGACATAAAGCGAATGCTGGAAAACCAAAGCCTGATTATATAATCGAGTCAAGCCAAAATGTCTATACTGTGGCAGTTAGTAAGTAAATAAGAGATAAAAATGAGGCACCTATTATTGGGTTGCCTCATTTTTGAGTGTTGAGCTACCCGTTTTTCGGATTCTCCGATGGAAGCCTGTGTTAATTCTTTTTCCCCATGTATCATGCAACTTTTAGGAGATTTTGCTAATGCCCCATTAGACTTAGATAGAACCACACTATCTTAATTCCAAAAAATAACATAAAATATAAATAAATGTGTTTCAAAGGAGAAGTGAAGATGAATAAACTCATTGATACCCTTCAAAAGAAAAGAGTTAAAGTAACGAAGATTCCAAAATGGGGAACGTATTTACGGAAGCAATGGGAAGATCACTTTGCGAGTCATCTTAGTGAGGAAGAGAAGAAATCTATTCATTTACATGACAGAAGTAAAAGCAGTGGCTTTTTGTGGCATGTATTCAGCTATGAAACAAAGGAAT from Bacillus sp. DTU_2020_1000418_1_SI_GHA_SEK_038 includes these protein-coding regions:
- a CDS encoding antibiotic biosynthesis monooxygenase encodes the protein MFYQIKRMVVKEGFSATVVERFNGEGLIEKQPGFVDLQVLVKNVRRGDEEVLVLVRWETEEDWKNWEKSPEHIAGHKANAGKPKPDYIIESSQNVYTVAVSK